One window of Medicago truncatula cultivar Jemalong A17 chromosome 2, MtrunA17r5.0-ANR, whole genome shotgun sequence genomic DNA carries:
- the LOC11426355 gene encoding uncharacterized protein — MASTFLTYPAPHHLHNLFQTNTSSQLSTHNNKTKKHFIIKCTTPLNSTSSEPEFPTPDPTNTTMNSPETFPIEKRRRSEIIRQRRPNTDLANAEPPNFEIGWKRTKEINLEKPVGYVVADFLEKLEELMKKEFGSTELLAKVGEIVAERAREEAEILRDEGKVEERMVVELFRVLRLMEMDLAMVKASVKEDTLNERLDQAKARCRQAILVCYSF; from the coding sequence ATGGCTTCAACATTCCTCACATATCCTGCACCTCATCATCTACATAATCTCTTTCAAACCAACACATCTTCACAACTTTCAActcacaacaacaaaaccaaaaagCACTTCATCATAAAATGCACTACTCCATTAAATTCCACATCTTCTGAGCCAGAGTTTCCAACTCCAGACCCTACAAACACTACAATGAACAGTCCAGAAACATTTCCTatagagaaaagaagaagatcagAGATAATAAGACAAAGAAGGCCGAATACCGACCTTGCGAATGCCGAGCCACCAAATTTTGAAATAGGTTGGAAAAGGACAAAAGAGATTAACCTTGAGAAGCCAGTAGGGTATGTGGTAGCTGATTTTTTGGAGAAGTTGGAGGAACTTATGAAGAAGGAATTTGGTTCAACAGAATTGTTGGCAAAAGTTGGTGAAATTGTTGCTGAAAGAGCAAGAGAAGAAGCAGAAATTTTGAGAGATGAAGGAAAAGTTGAGGAGAGAATGGTTGTTGAACTTTTTAGAGTTTTGAGGTTGATGGAAATGGATTTGGCTATGGTGAAAGCTTCTGTTAAGGAAGATACTTTGAATGAGAGGCTTGATCAAGCTAAGGCTAGGTGCAGGCAAGCTATACTTGTTTGTTATtccttttga
- the LOC11409982 gene encoding F-box/FBD/LRR-repeat protein At3g14710, whose translation MKRRKSSKDQDLISNLPDHIIGCILSFLSTKSAVSTCVLSKRWINLWKFATRLNFDDMDHSSNKIRKKCFVDFVDRVLIDLNSAQIGSFSLSMLEKYNSSYIEKWISLVINLRVKNLCVYLQEKIFASFDALFKCQSLAELVLNGCAFRLPSIVCLSSLTILKLSRINIFCDYSKKFKTLALNFPALRHYETLDCTFSHVKSVNLQVPLEVVSIRYSRFYHTLHAEIKFYTMRPAKFCYSGYMSDTILLEAHSVGFADIALYDDHENSLKKIGIFVTKLLCINPETLKLQMHSCSSQPVMFAGMSHSFADIPPFGMLRHLELNSVGCEYLRGILLNSPCLKTLILQEICDDGMMLSSAAIVPHCLLSTLKVLKFEKFGRYKHGLSIAKFFIENGQVLERISIRCDRMFQEEILSFKKSSCQLL comes from the exons ATGAag AGGCGAAAATCCAGCAAGGATCAAGACTTGATAAGCAACCTACCTGACCACATCATTGGCTgcattctttcttttctttctactAAGAGTGCAGTTTCTACTTGTGTTTTATCAAAGAGGTGGATAAACCTCTGGAAATTTGCCACCCGACTAAATTTTGACGACATGGACCATTCTTCGaacaagataagaaaaaaatgctTTGTAGACTTTGTCGATAGGGTACTTATTGATCTGAATAGTGCGCAGATCGGaagtttttctctttcaatGTTAGAGAAATATAATTCTTCTTATATTGAAAAGTGGATATCTTTGGTTATAAATCTGAGAGTCAAAAATCTTTGCGTCTATTTGCAGGAAAAAATATTTGCGTCCTTTGATGCCCTTTTTAAATGCCAGTCCTTAGCGGAATTGGTTCTGAATGGATGTGCCTTCAGACTTCCTAGCATTGTTTGTCTTTCATCCCTTACAATCCTGAAGTTGTCTAGAATCAATATTTTTTGCGACTattctaaaaaattcaaaactttgGCACTTAATTTCCCAGCTCTTAGACATTATGAGACATTAGATTGCACTTTTTCACATGTGAAGAGTGTCAATTTACAAGTGCCTCTTGAAGTTGTTTCAATAAGATATTCTCGCTTCTATCACACTTTGCATGCTGAAATTAAGTTTTATACTATGCGCCCTGCAAAATTTTGTTATTCTGGCTATATGTCAGATACAATTTTGTTAGAGGCACATAGTGTAGGATTTGCTGATATTGCTTTATATGATGATCACGAGAatagtcttaaaaaaattgggatttttgttACTAAACTTCTCTGCATTAATCCAGAAACTCTAAAGCTGCAGATGCATAGTTGTAGTTCCCAg CCTGTCATGTTTGCAGGAATGAGCCATTCTTTTGCAGATATTCCTCCATTTGGAATGTTGCGTCATTTGGAACTAAACTCTGTTGGCTGCGAATATTTGAGAGGCATACTCTTAAATTCGCCATGTCTGAAGACTCTAATTTTACAG GAGATATGTGACGATGGAATGATGCTGAGTTCTGCTGCAATTGTGCCTCATTGTTTGCTATCTACTCTTAAAGTGCTCAAGTTTGAGAAATTTGGTCGCTACAAGCATGGATTAAGTATTGCCAAATTCTTCATAGAAAATGGTCAGGTATTGGAGAGGATTAGTATTCGCTGTGACCGGATGTTTCAAGAAGAGATACTTTCATTTAAGAAAAGTTCTTGTCAGCTGTTATAG
- the LOC11407931 gene encoding uncharacterized protein isoform X1, with amino-acid sequence MESILGRALEYTLKYWLKSFTRDQFKLHGHTVHLSNLDIDGDALHSSVGLPAALNVASAKVGKLEITLPSVSNVQTEPIVVQIDKLDLVLEENSDFDASSTSNSSTSSPAPAKGSGYGFADKIADGMTIQIQTVNLLLETRGGSRRQAGATWAPPMASMTIRNLMLYTTNENWQVVNLKEAREFSSNKKYIYVFKKLEWQSLSIDLLPHPDMFADVEEGSNQRDDDGAKRVFFGGERFIEGISGEAYITIQRTELNSPLGLEVQLHINEAVCPALSEPGLRALLRFMTGVYVCLNRGDVDSKAQKRSTEAAGCSLVSIVVDHIFLCIKDAEFQLEFLMQSLFFSRASLSEVDNDKNLTKITIGGLFLRDTFSSPPCTIVQPSMQAFTGEAFHVPKFARSFCPPIYPLGEQQWQLTEGTPLICLHALQIIPSPLPPSFASQTVIDCQPLMIHLQEESCLRISSFLADGIVVSPGDILPDFSVKSFIFTLKGLDLTVPFDKDKLEISRSVMDNTTNTSFTGARLHIENLSFLDSPSLKLRILNLDKDPACFCLWEGQPVDATQKKWTVRASQLTLSLEACTGTAGRQTAGLWRCVDLTEACIEVAMATVDGSPLLKIPPPGGIVRVGVACEQYVSNTSVEQLFFVLDLYGYFGKVSEMMSVAGKRKQLEDIRDKSSSGKLMDKVPSDTAVSLAVKDLQLRFLESSSINVEGLPLVQFVGDDLFTSATHRTLGGAIVVSSSLRWESVEISCVDAEGKLACESLSSSINAPSPSDNGYPHLRAVFWVHKNDRHLMDRNARSFPFLDISTVHVIPLHEQDPESHSLNVSAFVSGVRLGGGMNYTEVLLHRFGILEPDGAPGKGLCKGLENLQKGPLSKLFKSNPLIVDNSEDVESTGDGKESGFPHLKKPDDVDVTIELRDWLFALEGAEDTAEKWWFSSHEDEGREERCWHTSFHSLQVNAKGSPNNVTSGKGQIHRIRHHPVELVTVGVQGLKILKPRFQKHIPSSLVIGNGVKEFTDAVGGVGLEVRLILCEEDVDDETTNWEVENLKFSVQQPVEAVVTKDELQHLTFLCKSEIDSIGRITAGIIRLLKLEGSVGQSVIDQLGNLGSEGIDKMFSGEKFSRDGSIGSRGLSPLPNLISEGPNKTPEQTLALLEEAVMDSQAKINDLINDVGTSESSSSQHLTIVKLSQKIEAMQGLLVQLRDQL; translated from the exons ATGGAATCGATACTGGGTCGGGCACTCGAATACACTCTCAAATATTGGCTCAAATCTTTCACTAGAGATCAGTTCAAATTGCATGGCCACACCGTTCACCTTTCCAATTTAG ATATCGATGGTGATGCTTTGCATTCCAGTGTTGGATTACCGGCGGCGTTGAATGTTGCATCAGCGAAAGTTGGAAAGCTCGAGATAACG CTTCCGTCGGTGAGTAATGTGCAAACAGAACCGATTGTTGTGCAAATTGATAAACTTGATCTTGTTCTGGAGgagaattctgattttgatgcATCTTCAACTTCAAACAG TTCCACCTCTTCGCCTGCGCCTGCCAAGGGTAGCGGTTATGGTTTTGCTGATAAG ATTGCAGATGGCATGACTATACAGATTCAAACAGTTAATCTATTGCTAGAAACTCGCGGTGGTTCTCGTCGACAAGCGGGAGCAACATG GGCACCGCCTATGGCATCTATGACCATACGCAACCTTATGCTGTATACCACAAACGAAAATTGGCAG gttGTAAATCTTAAGGAAGCACGGGAGTTCTCCAGTAACAAAAAGTACATATATGTCTTCAAA AAACTGGAATGGCAATCTTTGTCCATTGATCTTTTGCCACATCCAGACATGTTCGCAGATGTGGAAGAGGGATCAAACCAGAGGGATGATGATGGCGCAAAGAGAGTATTCTTTGGAGGAGAGCGTTTTATAGAAGGAATATCAGGAGAAGCATAT ATCACAATTCAGAGAACTGAATTGAACAGTCCACTTGGACTTGAGGTTCAGTTGCACATCAATGAAGCTGTTTGCCCTGCGTTAAGTGAACCAG GACTTCGTGCACTTCTACGCTTCATGACCGGAGTATATGTTTGTCTAAACAGGGGTGATGTTGATTCAAAGGCTCAGAAG CGCTCCACTGAAGCAGCCGGATGCTCTCTCGTTTCAATTGTTGTAGATCATATATTTCTTTGCATTAAAGATGCTG AATTCCAGCTTGAGTTTTTGATGCAGTCCCTCTTCTTCTCTAGG GCCAGTCTTTCTGAAGTGGATAACGACAAGAACTTGACCAAGATTACAATCGGTGGATTATTTTTGAG GGACACCTTTTCTTCCCCTCCATGTACTATAGTGCAACCATCAATGCAAGCTTTCACGGGAGAGGCTTTTCATGTGCCAAAATTTG CTAGAAGTTTTTGCCCTCCAATATATCCTCTAGGAGAACAACAATGGCAGTTGACCGAGGGTACCCCTCTAATATGCCTCCATGCTCTCCAGATCATACCTTCTCCACTTCCACCATCCTTTGCTTCTCAAACTGTTATTGACTGCCAGCCTCTTATG aTTCATCTCCAAGAAGAGTCATGCCTGAGGATATCCTCTTTTTTAGCTGATGGTATCGTTGTCAGTCCTGGTGACATTTTACCGGACTTCTCAGtgaaatcttttatttttactctCAAGGGACTGGATCTTACAGTTCCTTTTGACAAGGACAAATTGGAAATTTCTAGAAGTGTCATGGACAATACAACCAATACCTCCTTTACTGGAGCAAGGCTTCATATTGAAAACCTTTCATTTTTAGATTCACCTTCATTGAAACTAAGAATACTGAACCTTGACAAGGATCCTGCTTGCTTCTGTCTTTGGGAAGGTCAACCAGTTGATGCTACCCAAAAGAAATGGACTGTCAGAGCATCGCAGCTTACATTGTCTCTGGAAGCATGCACGGGTACAGCTGGACGTCAGACTGCAGGATTATGGAGATGTGTTGATCTGACAGAAGCTTGCATTGAAGTAGCCATGGCAACAGTCGATGGAAGCCCGTTGTTAAAAATTCCTCCTCCAGGGGGTATTGTCAGGGTTGGAGTTGCTTGCGAACAGTATGTGTCCAACACTTCTGTTGAGCAATTATTTTTCGTACTAGATCTCTATGGTTATTTTGGAAAAGTTAGTGAAATGATGTCAGTTGCTGGAAAAAGGAAACAACTGGAGGACATTCGGGACAAATCTTCCAGTGGAAAGCTTATGGACAAGGTTCCTAGCGACACTGCTGTGAGTTTAGCAGTGAAAGACCTCCAACTTCGATTCCTGGAGTCTTCATCAATAAATGTTGAGGGACTGCCATTAGTGCAATTTGTTGGAGATGATCTGTTTACCAGTGCCACTCACAGAACCCTTGGTGGGGCTATTGTTGTTTCATCTTCTCTACGCTGGGAGAGTGTTGAGATAAGTTGTGTGGATGCTGAGGGGAAGTTGGCATGTGAATCTTTGAGTTCTAGCATAAATGCTCCTTCACCGAGTGATAATGGATATCCTCATCTCAGAGCTGTATTCTGGGTGCATAAGAACGATAGACATCTAATGGATAGAAATGCACGTTCTTTCCCTTTTCTGGACATAAGCACGGTTCATGTCATACCATTACACGAACAAGACCCGGAGTCTCATAGTTTGAATGTCTCAGCTTTTGTATCTGGTGTTCGTCTTGGTGGGGGAATGAACTATACTGAAGTCCTACTGCATAGATTTGGAATACTTGAGCCTGATGGTGCTCCTGGGAAGGGTCTTTGTAAAGGGTTGGAAAACTTACAAAAGGGACCATTGTCAAAACTTTTTAAGTCAAATCCTCTGATTGTTGATAATTCAGAAGATG TTGAAAGCACGGGCGATGGGAAAGAATCAGGTTTTCCCCACTTGAAGAAGCCAGATGATGTGGATGTAACTATAGAATTGAGAGACTGGTTATTTGCTCTCGAAGGTGCCGAGGATACGGCTGAAAAGTGGTGGTTCTCCAGCCATGAAGAtgaaggaagagaagagagatgTTGGCACACATCTTTCCATAGTTTGCAAGTAAATGCAAAAGGTAGCCCGAATAATGTTACCAGTGGAAAAGGACAAATACATAGAATACGGCATCATCCAGTAGAACTGGTCACG GTTGGAGTTCAAGGGCTGAAAATCCTGAAGCCTCGTTTCCAAAAACACATTCCTTCATCACTGGTAATAGGCAATGGGGTTAAGGAATTTACTGATGCAGTTGGAGGAGTTGGTCTTGAAGTTCGCTTGATATTATGTGAGGaggatgttgatgatgaaacaACTAACTGGGAAGTGGAAAATCTAAAATTTTCTGTGCAACAGCCG GTTGAGGCAGTTGTAACAAAGGATGAGCTTCAGCATCTTACTTTTTTGTGCAAATCTGAAATTGATTCAATTGGCCGGATAACTGCTGGAATTATACGGTTGCTTAAGTTAGAAGGCTCTGTTGGTCAGTCTGTAATAGATCAACTAGGCAACCTAG GAAGCGAAGGCATTGATAAGATGTTCTCCGGTGAAAAGTTTAGTAGAGACGGTAGTATTGGTAGTAGAGGACTTTCTCCGTTACCAAACCTGATAAGCGAAGGACCAAACAAAACTCCGGAACAGACATTAGCTTTGCTTGAGGAAGCAGTTATGGATTCACAGGCTAAAATCAATGATTTAATCAATGATGTTGGTACTTCAGAGTCTTCTTCCTCCCAACACCTTACCATCGTCAAACTGAGTCAAAAGATAGAAGCTATGCAGGGCTTATTAGTGCAATTGCGGGATCAACTTTAA
- the LOC11407931 gene encoding uncharacterized protein isoform X2: MTIQIQTVNLLLETRGGSRRQAGATWAPPMASMTIRNLMLYTTNENWQVVNLKEAREFSSNKKYIYVFKKLEWQSLSIDLLPHPDMFADVEEGSNQRDDDGAKRVFFGGERFIEGISGEAYITIQRTELNSPLGLEVQLHINEAVCPALSEPGLRALLRFMTGVYVCLNRGDVDSKAQKRSTEAAGCSLVSIVVDHIFLCIKDAEFQLEFLMQSLFFSRASLSEVDNDKNLTKITIGGLFLRDTFSSPPCTIVQPSMQAFTGEAFHVPKFARSFCPPIYPLGEQQWQLTEGTPLICLHALQIIPSPLPPSFASQTVIDCQPLMIHLQEESCLRISSFLADGIVVSPGDILPDFSVKSFIFTLKGLDLTVPFDKDKLEISRSVMDNTTNTSFTGARLHIENLSFLDSPSLKLRILNLDKDPACFCLWEGQPVDATQKKWTVRASQLTLSLEACTGTAGRQTAGLWRCVDLTEACIEVAMATVDGSPLLKIPPPGGIVRVGVACEQYVSNTSVEQLFFVLDLYGYFGKVSEMMSVAGKRKQLEDIRDKSSSGKLMDKVPSDTAVSLAVKDLQLRFLESSSINVEGLPLVQFVGDDLFTSATHRTLGGAIVVSSSLRWESVEISCVDAEGKLACESLSSSINAPSPSDNGYPHLRAVFWVHKNDRHLMDRNARSFPFLDISTVHVIPLHEQDPESHSLNVSAFVSGVRLGGGMNYTEVLLHRFGILEPDGAPGKGLCKGLENLQKGPLSKLFKSNPLIVDNSEDVESTGDGKESGFPHLKKPDDVDVTIELRDWLFALEGAEDTAEKWWFSSHEDEGREERCWHTSFHSLQVNAKGSPNNVTSGKGQIHRIRHHPVELVTVGVQGLKILKPRFQKHIPSSLVIGNGVKEFTDAVGGVGLEVRLILCEEDVDDETTNWEVENLKFSVQQPVEAVVTKDELQHLTFLCKSEIDSIGRITAGIIRLLKLEGSVGQSVIDQLGNLGSEGIDKMFSGEKFSRDGSIGSRGLSPLPNLISEGPNKTPEQTLALLEEAVMDSQAKINDLINDVGTSESSSSQHLTIVKLSQKIEAMQGLLVQLRDQL, encoded by the exons ATGACTATACAGATTCAAACAGTTAATCTATTGCTAGAAACTCGCGGTGGTTCTCGTCGACAAGCGGGAGCAACATG GGCACCGCCTATGGCATCTATGACCATACGCAACCTTATGCTGTATACCACAAACGAAAATTGGCAG gttGTAAATCTTAAGGAAGCACGGGAGTTCTCCAGTAACAAAAAGTACATATATGTCTTCAAA AAACTGGAATGGCAATCTTTGTCCATTGATCTTTTGCCACATCCAGACATGTTCGCAGATGTGGAAGAGGGATCAAACCAGAGGGATGATGATGGCGCAAAGAGAGTATTCTTTGGAGGAGAGCGTTTTATAGAAGGAATATCAGGAGAAGCATAT ATCACAATTCAGAGAACTGAATTGAACAGTCCACTTGGACTTGAGGTTCAGTTGCACATCAATGAAGCTGTTTGCCCTGCGTTAAGTGAACCAG GACTTCGTGCACTTCTACGCTTCATGACCGGAGTATATGTTTGTCTAAACAGGGGTGATGTTGATTCAAAGGCTCAGAAG CGCTCCACTGAAGCAGCCGGATGCTCTCTCGTTTCAATTGTTGTAGATCATATATTTCTTTGCATTAAAGATGCTG AATTCCAGCTTGAGTTTTTGATGCAGTCCCTCTTCTTCTCTAGG GCCAGTCTTTCTGAAGTGGATAACGACAAGAACTTGACCAAGATTACAATCGGTGGATTATTTTTGAG GGACACCTTTTCTTCCCCTCCATGTACTATAGTGCAACCATCAATGCAAGCTTTCACGGGAGAGGCTTTTCATGTGCCAAAATTTG CTAGAAGTTTTTGCCCTCCAATATATCCTCTAGGAGAACAACAATGGCAGTTGACCGAGGGTACCCCTCTAATATGCCTCCATGCTCTCCAGATCATACCTTCTCCACTTCCACCATCCTTTGCTTCTCAAACTGTTATTGACTGCCAGCCTCTTATG aTTCATCTCCAAGAAGAGTCATGCCTGAGGATATCCTCTTTTTTAGCTGATGGTATCGTTGTCAGTCCTGGTGACATTTTACCGGACTTCTCAGtgaaatcttttatttttactctCAAGGGACTGGATCTTACAGTTCCTTTTGACAAGGACAAATTGGAAATTTCTAGAAGTGTCATGGACAATACAACCAATACCTCCTTTACTGGAGCAAGGCTTCATATTGAAAACCTTTCATTTTTAGATTCACCTTCATTGAAACTAAGAATACTGAACCTTGACAAGGATCCTGCTTGCTTCTGTCTTTGGGAAGGTCAACCAGTTGATGCTACCCAAAAGAAATGGACTGTCAGAGCATCGCAGCTTACATTGTCTCTGGAAGCATGCACGGGTACAGCTGGACGTCAGACTGCAGGATTATGGAGATGTGTTGATCTGACAGAAGCTTGCATTGAAGTAGCCATGGCAACAGTCGATGGAAGCCCGTTGTTAAAAATTCCTCCTCCAGGGGGTATTGTCAGGGTTGGAGTTGCTTGCGAACAGTATGTGTCCAACACTTCTGTTGAGCAATTATTTTTCGTACTAGATCTCTATGGTTATTTTGGAAAAGTTAGTGAAATGATGTCAGTTGCTGGAAAAAGGAAACAACTGGAGGACATTCGGGACAAATCTTCCAGTGGAAAGCTTATGGACAAGGTTCCTAGCGACACTGCTGTGAGTTTAGCAGTGAAAGACCTCCAACTTCGATTCCTGGAGTCTTCATCAATAAATGTTGAGGGACTGCCATTAGTGCAATTTGTTGGAGATGATCTGTTTACCAGTGCCACTCACAGAACCCTTGGTGGGGCTATTGTTGTTTCATCTTCTCTACGCTGGGAGAGTGTTGAGATAAGTTGTGTGGATGCTGAGGGGAAGTTGGCATGTGAATCTTTGAGTTCTAGCATAAATGCTCCTTCACCGAGTGATAATGGATATCCTCATCTCAGAGCTGTATTCTGGGTGCATAAGAACGATAGACATCTAATGGATAGAAATGCACGTTCTTTCCCTTTTCTGGACATAAGCACGGTTCATGTCATACCATTACACGAACAAGACCCGGAGTCTCATAGTTTGAATGTCTCAGCTTTTGTATCTGGTGTTCGTCTTGGTGGGGGAATGAACTATACTGAAGTCCTACTGCATAGATTTGGAATACTTGAGCCTGATGGTGCTCCTGGGAAGGGTCTTTGTAAAGGGTTGGAAAACTTACAAAAGGGACCATTGTCAAAACTTTTTAAGTCAAATCCTCTGATTGTTGATAATTCAGAAGATG TTGAAAGCACGGGCGATGGGAAAGAATCAGGTTTTCCCCACTTGAAGAAGCCAGATGATGTGGATGTAACTATAGAATTGAGAGACTGGTTATTTGCTCTCGAAGGTGCCGAGGATACGGCTGAAAAGTGGTGGTTCTCCAGCCATGAAGAtgaaggaagagaagagagatgTTGGCACACATCTTTCCATAGTTTGCAAGTAAATGCAAAAGGTAGCCCGAATAATGTTACCAGTGGAAAAGGACAAATACATAGAATACGGCATCATCCAGTAGAACTGGTCACG GTTGGAGTTCAAGGGCTGAAAATCCTGAAGCCTCGTTTCCAAAAACACATTCCTTCATCACTGGTAATAGGCAATGGGGTTAAGGAATTTACTGATGCAGTTGGAGGAGTTGGTCTTGAAGTTCGCTTGATATTATGTGAGGaggatgttgatgatgaaacaACTAACTGGGAAGTGGAAAATCTAAAATTTTCTGTGCAACAGCCG GTTGAGGCAGTTGTAACAAAGGATGAGCTTCAGCATCTTACTTTTTTGTGCAAATCTGAAATTGATTCAATTGGCCGGATAACTGCTGGAATTATACGGTTGCTTAAGTTAGAAGGCTCTGTTGGTCAGTCTGTAATAGATCAACTAGGCAACCTAG GAAGCGAAGGCATTGATAAGATGTTCTCCGGTGAAAAGTTTAGTAGAGACGGTAGTATTGGTAGTAGAGGACTTTCTCCGTTACCAAACCTGATAAGCGAAGGACCAAACAAAACTCCGGAACAGACATTAGCTTTGCTTGAGGAAGCAGTTATGGATTCACAGGCTAAAATCAATGATTTAATCAATGATGTTGGTACTTCAGAGTCTTCTTCCTCCCAACACCTTACCATCGTCAAACTGAGTCAAAAGATAGAAGCTATGCAGGGCTTATTAGTGCAATTGCGGGATCAACTTTAA